The Terriglobia bacterium genome includes a region encoding these proteins:
- a CDS encoding FkbM family methyltransferase, with the protein MTITSLVPRSIRRLPLLRRLYFNLFTMRYVRALLFPRPSYAQAGEDTRIRELLKDVRFFIDIGSYDGITDSNTFLFALRGAHGICFEPVRETFIKLSALYRFNRRVECRCCGISDIKRQGTIYPMQGLSCIPETEDPDHSVCHPVLAQRTRCEPIQLVTFADAVAGLDLPDPIDLLSLDVEGHELNVLRSIPFEQFRFRMIVVETHLRQPLTSGFLWRHRDLDAINALLRTCGYYPVSESWANTLYAPRSEPADVAREETGAANHAQEHPFAEPRMTVLDPHNDCCV; encoded by the coding sequence ATGACAATCACCAGCCTCGTACCGCGCTCGATCCGCCGATTGCCCTTGCTACGCCGGCTCTATTTCAATCTGTTCACGATGCGCTATGTTCGCGCCCTGCTATTCCCGCGCCCCAGCTACGCGCAAGCAGGCGAGGACACCAGGATTCGCGAACTGTTGAAGGATGTTCGTTTCTTCATCGATATCGGCAGCTATGACGGCATCACCGATTCCAACACGTTTTTGTTTGCCCTTCGTGGAGCCCACGGTATCTGCTTTGAACCCGTACGGGAGACCTTCATCAAATTGTCGGCGCTGTACCGTTTTAATCGGCGTGTCGAATGCAGGTGTTGCGGCATCTCGGATATCAAACGGCAGGGAACCATCTACCCCATGCAGGGTCTTTCCTGCATCCCTGAAACCGAAGATCCCGACCACAGCGTATGCCATCCCGTCCTCGCCCAACGCACCCGGTGTGAGCCAATCCAGTTGGTGACTTTTGCCGACGCCGTTGCCGGCCTCGACCTCCCTGACCCCATTGATTTGCTCAGCCTCGATGTCGAGGGCCACGAACTTAACGTCTTGCGCTCCATTCCATTCGAGCAGTTCCGGTTCCGCATGATTGTCGTCGAGACCCATCTTCGGCAACCGCTTACGAGTGGATTTCTGTGGCGGCATCGCGACCTGGATGCAATCAATGCCTTACTGAGGACTTGCGGCTATTACCCCGTTTCAGAGAGCTGGGCAAATACGCTTTATGCGCCTCGGTCAGAACCCGCTGACGTCGCTCGGGAGGAAACAGGTGCTGCCAACCACGCGCAGGAACACCCATTCGCCGAACCGCGAATGACAGTGCTTGACCCTCATAATGATTGTTGCGTTTGA